In Bacillus thuringiensis, the DNA window GAGGTGATATTATGAAAAACTATCATATTCTCGTGGTAGAGGACGATCAAGAAATCCAGGAATTAATTAAACAATTTTTAATGACACAACAGTATACAGTGGTAGTCGCTTCAGATGGCCTAGAGGGTATGACACAATTTAATAAGCAATCATTTGATTTAATTCTTCTAGATGTCATGATGCCTAATCTTAATGGGTTTGAAGTTTCTAAAATGATTCGAAGCCAGTCAAACGTACCAATCATTATGCTAACTGCGTTGGAAGAAGAGGAAGATCAAATGAAAGGATTCGATCTTGGGATCGATGATTATATAACAAAACCCTTTTCATTTCATGTTTTGATTAGACGAGTCGAAGCTGTACTTAGAAGAAGTTATGATAAAAATGGCAATAATCATTTAATATTTAAAGAAGTGCGCATTGATGTTGATGCTTATAGAGTATATGTAAATGACGTTGAAGTTTTGTTAACGACAAAAGAGTTTGAAATTCTACAACTACTATTTCAAAATGAGAGAAAAGTACTTACAAGAGAAAATATCGTAGAAAAAGTTTGGGGATACGATTATTTTGGAGAAACACGAATAATTGATACACATATTAAAAACCTTCGTAAAAAACTAGCTATCCCCTACATTAAAACAATAAAGGGTATTGGTTATAAAGTTGATGAATAAAATTTTAAAAATCATGAAGATGAAGCAAATAACTTATAAACTCTTTATGACTACATCTCTCATTTTGTTATCCTTTGCAGTATTGATTTATTTAACTCTATACTTCTTTCTCCCTACGTTTTATGAACAATACAAAACAGATCAACTTCAA includes these proteins:
- a CDS encoding response regulator transcription factor — translated: MKNYHILVVEDDQEIQELIKQFLMTQQYTVVVASDGLEGMTQFNKQSFDLILLDVMMPNLNGFEVSKMIRSQSNVPIIMLTALEEEEDQMKGFDLGIDDYITKPFSFHVLIRRVEAVLRRSYDKNGNNHLIFKEVRIDVDAYRVYVNDVEVLLTTKEFEILQLLFQNERKVLTRENIVEKVWGYDYFGETRIIDTHIKNLRKKLAIPYIKTIKGIGYKVDE